One genomic segment of Rivularia sp. PCC 7116 includes these proteins:
- a CDS encoding AAA-like domain-containing protein yields MLTLKASPKGLAKIKKAREKKGWAIENSQWLVAASILLQPEIEWEEFGPYADGVSRATFKRFLQGKEYIKLDAFKAFCQVLGLDWEEVTELDIENNESSPFYVTREPYESQCDREIKKPGALIRIKAPEQMGKTLLLERILDNARQEGYQARKLDFQQADSLVLSDYQEFLQWFCVNLTDIFELEDRLDEHWKTRYGINSNCNRYFQKHILKEVKNPLVLGLDNLDLVFEQSAIFNDFCKLLRVWNDQSKQSDRIGELWKKMRLVLVHSTEVYGGMDINSSPLAGVGLPIDLVEFSPEEVLYLAQQYGLNWDASAVEDLTAMLGGHPALICRAFDCIKYQHLTLEKLLATAPTDEGIFQNHLGKHLQTLRKYPELADALLTSVNSSQPVDIASELAFKLHKMGLVKLKGNCVTPRCNLYRQYFSSRLTLS; encoded by the coding sequence TTGCTTACTCTGAAAGCTTCTCCAAAAGGATTAGCAAAGATTAAGAAGGCTAGAGAAAAGAAAGGATGGGCTATAGAAAATTCTCAATGGCTTGTGGCTGCAAGTATACTCTTGCAACCAGAAATTGAATGGGAAGAATTCGGTCCTTATGCTGATGGAGTGTCTCGTGCAACTTTTAAACGGTTTTTGCAAGGAAAAGAATATATAAAGTTAGATGCTTTCAAAGCTTTTTGTCAGGTACTAGGATTGGATTGGGAAGAAGTTACAGAATTAGACATTGAAAATAATGAGTCTTCACCTTTTTATGTAACGCGAGAACCTTACGAATCTCAGTGCGATCGGGAAATTAAAAAACCTGGTGCTTTAATACGTATAAAAGCACCAGAGCAGATGGGTAAAACCTTGTTGCTGGAAAGAATTCTTGATAACGCAAGACAGGAGGGTTATCAAGCAAGGAAATTAGATTTTCAGCAAGCAGATAGTCTGGTATTAAGCGATTATCAAGAATTTTTACAATGGTTTTGCGTTAATTTAACTGATATATTTGAACTAGAAGACCGTTTAGATGAGCATTGGAAAACCAGATACGGAATTAACAGCAACTGTAATCGTTACTTTCAAAAACATATATTAAAAGAAGTTAAAAATCCGCTGGTATTGGGATTAGATAATTTAGATTTAGTCTTTGAGCAATCAGCAATTTTTAATGATTTTTGTAAGTTGTTGCGAGTTTGGAACGACCAAAGCAAACAAAGCGATCGCATTGGCGAGTTGTGGAAAAAGATGCGCTTGGTACTCGTACATTCTACGGAAGTATATGGTGGTATGGATATCAACTCTTCCCCCTTAGCTGGCGTAGGTTTGCCTATTGATCTTGTGGAATTTTCCCCAGAAGAAGTACTTTATTTAGCACAGCAATACGGACTAAATTGGGATGCATCTGCTGTTGAAGATTTAACAGCCATGCTGGGAGGACATCCGGCTTTAATATGTAGGGCTTTTGATTGTATTAAATATCAACATCTAACTTTGGAAAAACTTTTAGCAACGGCTCCTACTGATGAAGGAATTTTTCAAAATCATTTAGGAAAACATTTGCAGACTTTAAGAAAGTATCCCGAACTTGCAGATGCATTGTTGACAAGCGTAAACTCGTCGCAACCTGTAGATATAGCTTCAGAACTAGCGTTTAAATTACACAAAATGGGATTGGTAAAACTAAAAGGAAATTGCGTTACACCACGCTGTAATTTATATCGTCAGTATTTCAGCAGTCGTCTAACTTTGTCTTAA
- a CDS encoding peptidoglycan-binding protein, whose amino-acid sequence MKLQEFYSQKLEYGLEAIAADKELAKHVQEVLIWHKLLAPPADGKFGPISASALREFQELTKSDELGFLGFDTAKKLIETPPGVLIQELTLNNDLASRIVKYMLFKDYHVDRKVDEYNIIYIEGMNPNGTLNSDKPNSFNDLRVVIQIVGRTPKIIGIWEATTEPGFHYTYNPMNSKGAARIKFGQYKAWRVGRHGNAERHEALIQVSDITVHRDFNQDMIRTGDKLNTGRFAINQHYGYDYPRNNISYASAGCLVGRTRKGHREFMRLIKQDWRYQNNPNYRFMTTIIAGDDLVKQFSA is encoded by the coding sequence ATGAAACTACAAGAATTCTACAGTCAAAAATTGGAATACGGTTTAGAAGCGATCGCAGCTGATAAAGAATTAGCCAAACATGTTCAAGAAGTTCTGATTTGGCACAAACTTCTAGCACCTCCAGCAGATGGTAAATTCGGTCCGATTTCTGCTTCAGCACTTCGAGAATTTCAAGAATTAACGAAGTCCGATGAATTGGGATTCCTAGGATTCGATACCGCTAAGAAATTAATTGAGACACCCCCCGGTGTTTTAATACAAGAACTAACTTTGAACAACGATTTGGCTAGCCGCATTGTCAAATACATGCTCTTCAAAGACTACCACGTTGATAGAAAAGTAGATGAATACAACATCATCTATATTGAAGGAATGAACCCAAACGGAACTCTTAATTCCGACAAACCTAATAGTTTCAACGATTTACGAGTAGTTATCCAAATTGTTGGTAGAACTCCTAAAATTATCGGCATTTGGGAAGCAACTACCGAACCTGGTTTTCATTACACCTATAATCCCATGAATTCTAAGGGTGCAGCCAGAATTAAATTTGGACAATACAAAGCATGGAGAGTAGGAAGACACGGTAATGCCGAACGTCATGAAGCTCTGATTCAGGTCTCTGATATTACTGTTCACAGGGACTTTAATCAAGACATGATTCGTACAGGTGACAAGCTAAATACAGGTCGTTTTGCCATCAATCAACACTACGGATATGACTATCCCCGTAACAATATTAGCTACGCCAGTGCTGGCTGTTTGGTAGGACGCACCCGTAAAGGTCACCGAGAATTCATGAGGCTGATTAAACAAGATTGGCGCTATCAAAACAACCCCAACTATAGGTTTATGACAACTATTATTGCGGGAGATGATTTAGTCAAACAGTTCTCTGCTTAA
- a CDS encoding N-acetylmuramoyl-L-alanine amidase, with protein MFTWNDFVQALASTEIEFEHLKVAQLAQAILESGWGKSELFKLHANPFGIKYRQEIQTASPVEYQAHDGTDIYCKFATFKDAITGYWTFIDRPVYSGWRNNSATPEDFIRFIAFSGYIDGPFDGTEASRLRKEKYISKVVKLIPDAQKLLAPGKPIWKKKGVMLEVGHGKNPKVWEPGAIGFNGIREYDLNLLAAKAAKNALDQAGVPCVISDSGRDLYDIGKTAADYDVFCSIHHNSAKRDTQGAEVLVHHNKADTQDLELASLMSAEIADELGISDRIAKGRNPRSKLKVLSGAKDTNVRVAVLAELYFIHVSVPNNQDWTTRGGEAIARAILKWLSKTS; from the coding sequence ATGTTTACTTGGAATGATTTTGTGCAAGCTTTAGCCTCTACAGAAATAGAATTTGAGCATCTCAAGGTAGCTCAATTAGCTCAAGCCATCTTAGAATCCGGCTGGGGTAAATCAGAACTATTTAAGTTACACGCTAATCCATTTGGAATCAAGTATCGCCAAGAGATTCAAACTGCTTCGCCTGTTGAATATCAGGCTCACGACGGGACAGACATTTATTGTAAATTTGCGACATTCAAAGATGCAATAACTGGCTATTGGACTTTTATAGATAGACCAGTTTATTCTGGATGGCGTAATAATAGTGCAACTCCTGAAGATTTTATTCGTTTTATTGCTTTTTCAGGTTATATTGACGGACCTTTTGATGGTACAGAAGCTTCAAGGTTGAGAAAAGAAAAATATATCAGCAAAGTTGTCAAATTAATTCCAGATGCTCAAAAGCTTTTAGCTCCGGGAAAACCAATCTGGAAGAAAAAAGGTGTGATGTTAGAAGTAGGACACGGTAAGAATCCTAAAGTCTGGGAACCTGGAGCAATTGGATTTAACGGGATAAGGGAATATGATTTGAATTTGCTCGCTGCTAAAGCTGCTAAAAATGCACTCGATCAAGCTGGAGTACCTTGTGTTATTTCAGATTCTGGCAGAGATTTGTACGATATAGGTAAAACTGCTGCTGATTACGATGTCTTTTGTTCCATCCACCACAACAGTGCTAAACGCGATACTCAAGGAGCAGAAGTCCTCGTGCATCATAACAAAGCAGATACACAAGACTTAGAACTAGCATCCTTAATGAGTGCAGAAATTGCTGACGAACTTGGAATTAGCGATCGCATTGCAAAAGGTAGAAATCCTCGTTCAAAATTGAAAGTATTGAGCGGTGCAAAAGATACTAATGTCAGAGTAGCCGTACTAGCAGAATTATATTTTATTCACGTATCAGTTCCTAATAACCAAGATTGGACTACTCGTGGAGGAGAAGCTATTGCTAGAGCAATTTTGAAATGGCTGAGTAAAACATCGTAA
- a CDS encoding glycoside hydrolase family 10 protein produces the protein MTSTFNKKVILVSLLLVGIASPVSSQPQPRQQEIKPPTVTREFRAAWIATVANIDFPSKPGLTTAEQKAELIAILDKAASINLNAVVFQIRPISDALYNSPYEPWSEFLSGEMGKPPQPFYDPLKFAVEEAHKRGLELHAWFNPDRAHHPETISPISENHISKTRPEFVKKYGKYMWLDPGDKQVQDYSLKVILDVVNRYDIDGVHIDDYFYPYPQRDFSGKKIDFPDDISFNKYLEAGGKLNRADWRRENINTFVKQMYESVKKQKPWVKVGISPFGVWQPGYPERITNIDSSGRGFNAYEQIYADSRKWLQQGWLDYLSPQLYWKIEQTAQSYPVLLNWWLSQNIKNRSIFPGIYTSRITNQKGKGWDASEIAYQIRTTRGFTKTSGNIHFSMKALMQNRDGIADILAEDIYKKPALVPATPWVNDTQPKKPELKIIQDKKFAQIRLYWQPKNKQKIKSWVVQLKKGDEWNTTILPGNKNSYFVNHVDIENIAISGVSRYGIESKPALIDVKAEVEALNW, from the coding sequence ATGACATCTACCTTTAACAAAAAAGTAATTCTAGTCAGCTTGCTGTTAGTTGGAATTGCTTCCCCCGTTTCTTCTCAACCCCAGCCACGACAACAAGAAATTAAACCTCCAACTGTTACCAGAGAGTTTCGCGCTGCATGGATTGCTACGGTTGCGAATATAGACTTTCCGTCAAAACCCGGATTAACAACCGCAGAACAAAAAGCTGAATTAATTGCAATATTAGATAAAGCTGCGTCAATTAATTTAAATGCTGTAGTTTTTCAAATTCGTCCTATAAGTGATGCTCTATATAATTCTCCCTACGAACCTTGGTCGGAATTCCTTAGCGGAGAAATGGGTAAACCACCACAACCATTTTACGACCCTTTAAAGTTTGCAGTTGAAGAAGCGCACAAAAGAGGCTTGGAATTACACGCTTGGTTTAATCCCGATCGCGCCCATCATCCCGAAACAATTTCACCTATATCGGAAAATCATATCAGTAAAACAAGACCGGAATTTGTCAAAAAATACGGTAAATACATGTGGTTAGATCCCGGTGACAAACAAGTTCAAGATTATTCGTTAAAAGTAATATTAGATGTTGTTAATCGTTACGATATTGATGGTGTTCATATCGACGATTATTTTTATCCCTATCCCCAACGTGACTTTTCAGGTAAAAAAATCGATTTTCCCGATGATATTAGTTTTAATAAATATTTAGAAGCGGGAGGAAAATTAAATCGTGCTGACTGGAGAAGAGAGAATATCAATACTTTCGTTAAGCAGATGTATGAAAGTGTTAAAAAACAGAAACCTTGGGTAAAAGTTGGTATTAGCCCCTTTGGAGTTTGGCAACCCGGTTATCCAGAAAGAATTACTAATATAGATAGTAGTGGAAGAGGTTTTAATGCTTACGAGCAGATTTATGCAGACTCTCGTAAATGGTTGCAGCAAGGTTGGTTAGATTATCTTTCACCACAACTTTATTGGAAGATTGAGCAGACGGCACAAAGTTATCCGGTGTTGTTAAATTGGTGGTTGAGTCAAAATATCAAAAACAGAAGTATTTTTCCTGGAATTTATACAAGTCGGATTACTAATCAAAAAGGTAAAGGTTGGGATGCAAGCGAAATAGCTTATCAAATTAGAACAACGCGAGGATTTACCAAAACTAGTGGCAATATTCACTTTAGTATGAAAGCTTTGATGCAAAATCGCGATGGAATTGCCGATATTTTAGCAGAAGACATTTACAAAAAACCAGCATTAGTTCCCGCAACACCTTGGGTAAATGACACTCAACCGAAAAAACCCGAATTAAAGATTATTCAAGATAAAAAATTTGCACAAATAAGACTTTATTGGCAACCTAAGAATAAACAAAAAATTAAATCATGGGTAGTGCAATTAAAAAAAGGTGATGAATGGAATACAACTATTTTACCAGGCAATAAAAACTCGTATTTTGTAAACCATGTTGATATTGAGAATATTGCAATTTCAGGTGTTAGCCGCTATGGAATTGAAAGCAAACCTGCTTTGATAGATGTTAAAGCGGAAGTTGAGGCTTTGAATTGGTAA
- a CDS encoding glutathione S-transferase family protein — translation MKLYYAPASSYSQRVLIALYEKELDFTPIEVNLFDAESREKYLQINRFGKIPTLITDDGEILLEASIIVEYLDNYQKDIPLIPQDSKANLEMRMLERIIDVYINGGREALFKDSQRSPSPREDKEVVKAKRLLESACNLLDEKLANRTWLVGDTFTLADCSAAPTLSYLRIVYDYQHLQNLTIYFQRLSEKPSVRKAFGSGREQMKQMLSSLKYPVKFEDRL, via the coding sequence ATGAAACTTTATTACGCTCCGGCTTCGTCTTATTCCCAACGTGTATTAATAGCTCTTTACGAAAAAGAGTTGGATTTCACGCCTATTGAAGTAAACTTGTTTGATGCTGAATCGAGAGAAAAATATTTACAGATAAACCGTTTTGGTAAAATCCCGACTTTGATAACGGATGATGGAGAAATACTTTTAGAAGCGAGTATTATTGTTGAATATTTGGATAACTATCAAAAGGATATTCCGTTGATTCCTCAAGATAGTAAAGCTAATTTAGAGATGCGAATGCTCGAACGGATTATTGACGTATATATTAACGGTGGAAGGGAAGCATTATTTAAGGATAGTCAGCGATCGCCTTCTCCAAGGGAGGATAAAGAAGTTGTCAAAGCCAAGCGATTGTTAGAATCAGCTTGTAATTTACTTGACGAGAAATTAGCAAATCGTACCTGGTTGGTAGGAGATACGTTTACATTAGCTGACTGTAGTGCGGCTCCTACTCTTTCTTATCTAAGGATTGTTTACGATTATCAGCATTTACAGAATTTGACGATTTATTTTCAAAGGTTGTCAGAGAAACCTTCTGTAAGAAAAGCTTTTGGATCTGGAAGGGAGCAAATGAAGCAGATGTTATCTAGTTTAAAATATCCCGTTAAATTTGAGGATAGGTTATAG